The following coding sequences lie in one Aquabacterium olei genomic window:
- a CDS encoding glutathione S-transferase family protein, protein MITLYDCATAPSPRRARILLAEKGIPHHTVQIDLVRGEQLGEAFRTLNPQCTVPALKLDDGTVLPDNAAIWAWAEAAYPAPPMLGRTPIEKAQVASWNARLEFEGMLAVAEAFRNTSPAMKDRALTGEAAVPQIPELGARGLARALRFFDTLNTHLADRNFIATDHFTLADITAVVLVDFARIIRFKPGEAHPHLARWRAALAERPSLKA, encoded by the coding sequence ATGATCACGCTCTACGACTGCGCCACGGCGCCCAGCCCCCGCCGCGCCCGCATCCTGCTGGCTGAAAAAGGCATTCCGCATCACACGGTGCAGATCGACCTGGTGCGAGGTGAGCAACTGGGCGAGGCCTTCCGGACACTCAACCCGCAGTGCACCGTGCCCGCCCTGAAGCTGGACGACGGCACCGTGCTGCCCGACAACGCCGCCATCTGGGCCTGGGCCGAAGCGGCCTACCCGGCGCCGCCGATGCTGGGTCGCACGCCCATCGAGAAGGCGCAGGTGGCCAGCTGGAACGCGCGGCTGGAATTCGAAGGGATGCTTGCCGTGGCCGAAGCCTTCCGCAACACGAGCCCCGCGATGAAGGACCGGGCCCTGACCGGCGAGGCCGCGGTGCCACAGATCCCGGAGCTGGGAGCCCGCGGCCTGGCCCGCGCGCTGCGCTTCTTCGACACGCTGAACACGCATCTGGCCGACCGCAACTTCATCGCGACCGACCATTTCACGCTGGCCGACATCACCGCCGTGGTGCTGGTCGACTTTGCACGCATCATCCGCTTCAAGCCGGGTGAGGCCCATCCCCACCTCGCACGCTGGCGCGCGGCGCTGGCCGAGCGGCCCAGCCTGAAAGCCTGA
- a CDS encoding cytochrome d ubiquinol oxidase subunit II: protein MDFDTFLPVLFWLLMGVSMLAYVALDGYDLGVGMLLPRAHDDAERDQMVSSIGPFWDANETWLVLGVGLLLIAFPKAHGVILQALYIPVALMLLGLILRGVAFDFRVKARAQQKPLWNAAFFAGSLLASLAQGWMLGRYVTGLAEGPMALAFAAGVAIAVPAAYVLLGACWLILKTDGALQERAVRWAKIAWPGLVLALALVSIATPLVSPTVAGRWFTLPNLLALLPVPLMAGMALVALRGLLNSHRIRGPQARLAWLPLVLAVSVLVLGAFGLAYSLYPYVLLDRLTVWEVASAPSSLKIILVGTAISLPAIAGYTVFVYRVFGGKTSGITYG, encoded by the coding sequence ATGGACTTCGATACCTTTCTGCCCGTGCTGTTCTGGCTGCTGATGGGCGTGTCCATGCTGGCCTACGTGGCGCTCGATGGCTATGACCTCGGCGTCGGGATGCTGCTGCCGCGTGCGCACGACGACGCCGAGCGCGACCAGATGGTCTCCTCCATCGGCCCGTTCTGGGACGCCAACGAGACCTGGCTGGTGCTCGGCGTCGGCCTGCTGCTCATCGCCTTCCCGAAGGCGCACGGGGTGATCCTGCAGGCGCTGTACATCCCGGTGGCGTTGATGCTGCTGGGTCTGATCCTGCGCGGCGTGGCCTTCGACTTCCGGGTCAAGGCCCGCGCCCAGCAGAAGCCACTCTGGAACGCCGCCTTCTTTGCGGGCTCGCTGCTGGCGTCGCTGGCGCAGGGCTGGATGCTGGGCCGCTACGTCACAGGGCTGGCCGAAGGGCCGATGGCGCTGGCGTTCGCCGCCGGGGTGGCGATCGCGGTGCCGGCGGCCTATGTGCTGCTGGGCGCCTGCTGGCTCATCCTCAAGACGGACGGAGCCTTGCAGGAGCGCGCGGTGCGCTGGGCCAAGATCGCCTGGCCGGGCCTGGTGCTGGCCCTCGCGCTCGTGTCGATCGCCACGCCGCTGGTCAGTCCCACGGTGGCCGGGCGCTGGTTCACCTTGCCCAACCTGCTGGCCCTGCTGCCCGTGCCCCTGATGGCGGGCATGGCCCTAGTGGCGCTGCGCGGGCTGCTGAACTCGCATCGCATCCGTGGGCCGCAGGCCCGGCTCGCGTGGCTGCCGCTCGTGCTGGCCGTCAGTGTGCTGGTGCTCGGGGCCTTCGGGCTGGCCTACAGCCTGTACCCCTATGTGCTGCTCGACCGGCTCACGGTGTGGGAGGTCGCAAGCGCACCGTCGTCGCTCAAGATCATCCTCGTGGGCACCGCCATCAGCCTGCCGGCGATCGCGGGCTACACGGTGTTCGTCTATCGCGTGTTCGGCGGCAAGACGAGCGGCATCACCTACGGGTGA
- a CDS encoding cytochrome ubiquinol oxidase subunit I, which yields MDALDTLLLSRLQFAANITFHILFPTISIALGWVLLFMRWRWLRTGHTAWLGAWRLWTKVFALTFALGVVSGVTMSFQFGTNWPGFMARAGNIAGPLLGYEVLTAFFLEATFLGVMLFGHGRVSERMHLVANFLVAFGTTMSAFWILSLNSWMQTPQGHTLINGEVHAVDWLAVVFNPSFPYRLTHMLLASGLTVAFLLAGLAASQVLRGRANAATPKVLRLGVTLAAVLIPIQILAGDLHGLNTLKHQPAKIAAMEGIWHTERGAPLLLMAWPNEAEQRHDWAIGIPRLGSLILTHELDGEIQGLSAFEGAHPPVKPVFFAFRIMVATGMLMLAVSWLAWWRLRRTGWRTEATGPRWLWRALALMTFSGWVATVAGWYVTEVGRQPYLVYGVLHTADLVTTTPAATVACSLGGYLVLYVGLLLAYIAVLRYLASKPLDAAGPDPIVPGMTPEQGLVQQGA from the coding sequence ATGGACGCCCTCGACACCCTGCTGCTCTCGCGGCTGCAATTCGCGGCCAACATCACCTTCCACATCCTGTTTCCCACCATCAGCATCGCCCTGGGCTGGGTGCTGCTGTTCATGCGATGGCGCTGGCTGCGTACCGGCCACACGGCCTGGCTGGGTGCCTGGCGGCTGTGGACCAAGGTGTTCGCTCTCACCTTCGCGCTGGGCGTGGTCAGTGGCGTGACCATGAGCTTCCAGTTCGGCACCAACTGGCCGGGCTTCATGGCTCGCGCCGGCAACATTGCCGGGCCCTTGCTGGGCTACGAGGTGCTGACCGCCTTCTTCCTGGAAGCCACCTTCCTCGGCGTGATGCTGTTCGGCCATGGCCGGGTCAGTGAGCGCATGCATCTGGTGGCCAACTTCCTGGTGGCCTTCGGCACCACGATGAGCGCGTTCTGGATCCTCAGCCTGAACTCGTGGATGCAGACGCCGCAGGGGCACACGCTGATCAACGGTGAGGTGCACGCGGTCGACTGGCTGGCGGTGGTCTTCAACCCCAGTTTTCCGTACCGGCTGACACACATGCTGCTGGCGTCGGGCCTGACGGTGGCCTTTCTGCTGGCCGGTCTGGCAGCCAGCCAGGTGTTGCGCGGCCGGGCCAACGCCGCCACGCCCAAGGTGCTGCGCCTGGGCGTGACGCTGGCTGCGGTGCTGATTCCGATCCAGATCCTGGCCGGTGACCTGCACGGCCTGAACACCCTGAAGCACCAGCCGGCCAAGATCGCTGCGATGGAAGGCATCTGGCATACCGAGCGCGGCGCCCCGCTGCTGCTCATGGCCTGGCCCAACGAGGCCGAGCAGCGTCATGACTGGGCCATCGGCATCCCGCGGCTGGGCTCGCTCATCCTCACGCACGAACTGGATGGCGAGATCCAGGGCCTCTCGGCGTTTGAAGGCGCCCACCCGCCGGTCAAGCCCGTGTTCTTTGCCTTCCGCATCATGGTCGCCACCGGCATGCTGATGCTGGCCGTCAGCTGGCTGGCCTGGTGGCGCCTGCGCCGCACCGGGTGGCGCACCGAGGCCACCGGGCCCCGGTGGCTGTGGCGGGCCCTGGCGCTGATGACCTTCTCGGGCTGGGTGGCCACCGTGGCCGGCTGGTATGTCACCGAGGTGGGCCGCCAGCCCTATCTGGTGTACGGCGTGCTGCACACCGCCGACCTGGTGACCACCACGCCCGCCGCCACCGTCGCCTGCAGTCTGGGGGGCTACCTCGTGCTCTATGTCGGGCTGCTGCTGGCCTACATCGCGGTGTTGCGCTATCTGGCCAGCAAGCCGCTGGATGCCGCGGGCCCCGACCCCATCGTGCCCGGCATGACGCCCGAGCAGGGCCTGGTCCAGCAAGGAGCCTGA